AGCGCGTTGGGGCGGCATTTCGCCGCCAGTGTGAAATCAGGCATCAGTGTGTCCCCTTGTCCCGCCCGCTCCGCATGCCGGCCGGGCCGCCCGCGTCGGATCGGGGCGGTATTTGTTGCGTTCCCTGTCCGCCCCGGCGTTTCAACGGAAAAGCGGCTCAAACAAAATTTACGTGCGGCGGTTCGCTGCCGTCCGGCGGCTCCGGCTGTGCGCCGCCCTGTTTCAAATGCCACAGGTATTCGTTCACCTTGTGCTGCAGGCAGAGCGTGCCGCAGTTTTTATGCACGTCCAGCCCGCCGTCGGCGAGGCTGTTCAGCACTTCGCGGTAGCGCGCGCCGTGGAAAATTTCGCTGAACGGGGTTTCCGCTATGTTGCCGATATGGTATTTCGCGTACTTGCTGTTGAAAAGCATTCCGCACGGCGCGACCAGGCCGGACCCCGAAATCTGCAGGATCATGCCCGGCCCGTAACACCGGTCGTAACAGCGCGTGCCGCCGCTCATGATCTTCGACCATTTCGCCCGCACCAGATAATCCGCCCGGCTCATGGCTTCGGCCTGTTTCAGAACCGGTTCCAGCGCGTAGTAGGCGTCATAATTTATGCCCAGCGTGTGCTGTTCATCGTCAGAGCAGTGCTTGATTACGAAATAATCCGCGCCCAGCTCGCCGCCCAGCTTCGTTAGCGGCAGGATCTGGTCGGCAATCCGGGGCATCAGCACCATCTGTATGCCGATGGTGACGGGGAGGCTGCGGCGCCGTTTTATTTCCACGCATTTTTTTATCACGCCGCAAACGCGCTCGAACCCGTCGGGCGGGCAGCCCATGATCTCGCGGTAGCGCGCCGGTTCGCCGCCGGACATGTTAAAGCGCAGATAGGTAAGGCGCGGCAGGATCTCCTCAAGCCGGTCCTCGCGCAGCAGGTAACCGTTGGTGCCCAGCGCCATGTCGAGGCCTTTGGCACTGCCGTGCGTTATCGCGTCGTAAAGGTGGGGTGAGCAGGTGCTCTCGCCGTCTGACACGAAACTGACGGCTTTGACGCCGATGGCGGCGGCGTCGTCGAGAAACCGGAAAATCACGTCGCGCGTCATCGCCAGGCAGTCATTGGTCTGGAGTTTGCCGTAGCAGTAGATGCAGTTGTAGCTGCACGCGCGGGTGAGCGCGCAGTCTATCGTTACTGGCGCGACCGGCTCGCCCCGCAGCCACGCCGCCACGCGGTCGCGGTGCCAGGCGAGTTTATGCCCGTCGAGAATAAGTTCATGTTTTGAATTGGCGTCTTGCATAAGTTTGAGAGTCCCTGGTAAATTCCGGTTCCGGCTCGGCCGGGAAATACAGATCCCTGAGCAGGCGCAGGTAGCCGCCCGCCACGCAGCCGAGCGATTTGAGCGAGAGCGCTTTTGTCGTTCCGTTCCGGCGCAGGTCGAGCCGGTACGGCACCTCGGCGAACAGGTATTGCCGGCGGATGAGCCGGATGAGAATATCGGTCTGGTAAAAAAAACTGTTATCGCGGTGCCGCAGCGTCTGCAGCAGCGATTTGCGGTAAAGCACCGTCCCGTTGGTGTAATGCAGGTTCAGTCCGAATGTGGTGTTTATGAGCAAAGTGTAGGCCCGCGACAGCAGTTCCCGGTACCAGGGGCGCATGCCCCTGTTGAAAACGAACGGGTTGACTATATCCACATGGTGCAGAAGATGCGAGTAGCGGAAAATTTCCCACGGGTCGCTTTCATTGTCGCCGGGGATCATGACGACGAAATCGCCCTGCGCGTTATCCGTCCCGGTCCAGAACGCGCCGCCGATCCCGCGCGGGGTTTCATGGCTGACCAGTGTTATGCGCGGGTCGGATTTCGCCAGTTCGGCTGCGAGTTCCGCGGTGGAATCGGTCGAGCCGTCGTTCACCACCACGATCGTGCCTTCAAG
The sequence above is a segment of the Elusimicrobiaceae bacterium genome. Coding sequences within it:
- a CDS encoding radical SAM protein, whose translation is MQDANSKHELILDGHKLAWHRDRVAAWLRGEPVAPVTIDCALTRACSYNCIYCYGKLQTNDCLAMTRDVIFRFLDDAAAIGVKAVSFVSDGESTCSPHLYDAITHGSAKGLDMALGTNGYLLREDRLEEILPRLTYLRFNMSGGEPARYREIMGCPPDGFERVCGVIKKCVEIKRRRSLPVTIGIQMVLMPRIADQILPLTKLGGELGADYFVIKHCSDDEQHTLGINYDAYYALEPVLKQAEAMSRADYLVRAKWSKIMSGGTRCYDRCYGPGMILQISGSGLVAPCGMLFNSKYAKYHIGNIAETPFSEIFHGARYREVLNSLADGGLDVHKNCGTLCLQHKVNEYLWHLKQGGAQPEPPDGSEPPHVNFV
- a CDS encoding glycosyltransferase family 2 protein; this encodes MIETAIKVTAVIPALNEEKNIAGSVARALSGFNRYNLEGTIVVVNDGSTDSTAELAAELAKSDPRITLVSHETPRGIGGAFWTGTDNAQGDFVVMIPGDNESDPWEIFRYSHLLHHVDIVNPFVFNRGMRPWYRELLSRAYTLLINTTFGLNLHYTNGTVLYRKSLLQTLRHRDNSFFYQTDILIRLIRRQYLFAEVPYRLDLRRNGTTKALSLKSLGCVAGGYLRLLRDLYFPAEPEPEFTRDSQTYARRQFKT